In the genome of Halostella limicola, one region contains:
- a CDS encoding 30S ribosomal protein S3ae, protein MSERSVSKQKQEKRWYTVHAPEQFDREPLGDTPADEPEKVLGRTIETTLGDLTSDAGENNTKLTFKINDVGSDAAYTEFIKHELTRDYLRSLVRRGASKIEANITVLTTDDYRVQIQPVAFTTKKADASQEKAIRRTMIDLVNEAADERSFEQLIDSIVEGRLSSAIYGEAKTIYPLRRVEIQKATLEARPEEVATEEETAVDVDEEEVEV, encoded by the coding sequence ATGAGCGAACGATCAGTCTCGAAGCAGAAGCAGGAGAAGCGGTGGTACACCGTCCACGCCCCGGAGCAGTTCGACCGGGAGCCGCTCGGCGATACCCCCGCGGACGAACCTGAGAAAGTACTGGGCAGAACGATCGAAACCACGCTCGGCGACCTCACCTCGGACGCCGGCGAGAACAACACGAAGCTGACCTTCAAGATCAACGACGTGGGCAGCGACGCGGCCTACACCGAGTTCATCAAGCACGAACTCACCCGCGACTACCTGCGCAGCCTCGTCCGCCGCGGCGCCTCGAAGATCGAGGCCAACATCACGGTGCTGACGACGGACGACTACCGCGTCCAGATCCAGCCCGTCGCGTTCACGACGAAGAAGGCCGACGCTAGCCAGGAGAAGGCCATCCGCCGGACGATGATCGACCTCGTCAACGAGGCCGCCGACGAGCGCTCGTTCGAGCAGCTCATCGACAGCATCGTCGAGGGGCGGCTCTCCAGCGCCATCTACGGCGAGGCGAAGACGATCTACCCGCTTCGCCGCGTCGAGATCCAGAAGGCGACGCTCGAAGCGCGTCCCGAGGAAGTCGCCACCGAAGAGGAGACCGCTGTCGACGTCGACGAAGAGGAAGTCGAGGTCTAA
- a CDS encoding DUF7289 family protein has protein sequence MRGTDRAVSDMIAFVLVFSLIITSVGITYTYGLSTLTGYQEDEQKRNAERAFVALSDNLGDIEDRQVQGRSGELRLSGGTISVQEDTQFNVSSPNWNQSFDRVGALTYEYEGTRIEYESGAVFRRDGDNRRAMLSEPEIQCSDSHAVVSIVSLSTPEETAYSSDGTAQVVAELDKRYLRYPLNRSTTTSSDTASVDYVNVTIDSSKTEAWGDYFEDEGWTHEETDGNRVTYQCAPDSGQIDLYVRQTEIHIRFIG, from the coding sequence ATGAGAGGAACGGACCGCGCCGTCAGCGACATGATCGCGTTCGTGCTCGTCTTCTCGCTCATCATCACGAGCGTCGGTATCACCTACACCTACGGGCTGTCGACGCTCACCGGCTACCAGGAAGACGAGCAGAAGCGCAACGCCGAACGGGCGTTCGTCGCCCTCTCGGACAACCTCGGCGACATCGAGGACCGACAGGTTCAGGGCCGATCCGGCGAACTCCGGCTCTCGGGCGGGACCATCTCGGTCCAGGAGGACACCCAGTTCAACGTCTCGTCCCCGAACTGGAACCAATCGTTCGATCGGGTCGGGGCGCTAACGTACGAGTACGAGGGCACCCGTATCGAGTACGAGAGCGGGGCCGTGTTCCGCCGCGACGGCGACAACCGCCGCGCGATGCTCTCGGAGCCCGAGATCCAGTGTTCCGACTCGCACGCCGTCGTCTCGATCGTGTCGCTGTCGACGCCGGAGGAAACCGCTTACAGTTCCGACGGCACCGCGCAGGTCGTCGCGGAACTCGACAAGCGCTACCTGCGGTATCCGCTCAACCGGAGTACGACCACGTCGTCCGACACCGCATCGGTCGACTACGTGAACGTGACCATCGACTCCAGCAAGACCGAGGCCTGGGGCGACTACTTCGAGGACGAGGGATGGACCCACGAGGAAACCGACGGTAACAGGGTCACGTACCAGTGCGCCCCCGATAGCGGTCAGATCGACCTCTACGTCCGACAGACCGAGATCCACATCCGGTTCATCGGCTGA
- a CDS encoding DUF7266 family protein gives MIDRGHFRDDRRGVSVAVTHILAIGITTILLAGLLISAGSILEQERENAARGELNTIGDRIGGEISSVDRAATPDADERIELETNHPSRVSGSSYTVRLRNGTVCDVSYVDAYDGCLVLSTSELDRDVVVPLDLDTKVEDGAANGGDVFIVYENEPGESPTITIENDP, from the coding sequence GTGATCGACCGCGGCCACTTCCGCGACGACCGCCGCGGCGTCTCGGTCGCCGTCACGCACATCCTCGCCATCGGTATCACGACGATCCTGCTCGCGGGACTGCTCATCTCCGCGGGGAGCATCCTCGAACAGGAACGCGAGAACGCGGCCCGCGGAGAGCTCAACACGATCGGCGACCGTATCGGCGGGGAGATAAGCAGCGTCGACCGAGCGGCGACCCCTGACGCCGACGAACGCATCGAACTGGAGACCAACCACCCGTCGCGGGTGAGCGGGTCCAGTTACACGGTCCGGTTACGGAACGGGACCGTCTGCGACGTCAGTTACGTCGATGCGTACGACGGATGTCTGGTACTGTCCACTTCGGAGCTCGATCGCGACGTGGTCGTCCCGCTGGATCTGGACACGAAGGTGGAGGACGGTGCCGCGAACGGTGGCGACGTGTTCATCGTGTACGAAAACGAACCGGGCGAAAGCCCGACGATAACTATCGAGAACGACCCATGA
- a CDS encoding DUF7261 family protein, which translates to MVTRPAFTDDDRAQLVLVGSVAIAFIILSLVVVFNTVLFTNNLAARGAVEEVEDASEFQQQVDRELPELVKHVENGTDSNDKVVENVDENVTVYGDLLAESYADTSPQYVDVRFNKSSTVNGTRVVQEDGGTFVSADSDTDWHPVEDSDPRNVSDFIINVDTGPDYSSAVSYFNITLRSEGGSEQDITLEMYTTGSNELVLNQYQGNTLEKSCTESDPSGVVSVNVTNGSINGDGCTFDSMEQLTAPYSVSYDDSDKIEGNYSFIVNGTDYDGRSDYNTRNGDDPYANVILLEAGVDLDFESRSVTYESNQTVTVREGPQ; encoded by the coding sequence ATGGTGACCCGACCCGCTTTCACCGATGACGACCGTGCCCAACTGGTACTCGTGGGGAGCGTCGCCATCGCGTTCATCATCCTCAGTCTGGTGGTCGTGTTCAACACCGTCCTGTTCACGAACAACCTCGCCGCCCGCGGCGCCGTCGAGGAAGTCGAGGACGCCTCGGAGTTCCAGCAGCAGGTCGACCGCGAACTGCCCGAACTCGTGAAACACGTGGAAAACGGGACGGACTCCAACGACAAGGTCGTCGAGAACGTCGACGAGAACGTCACGGTGTACGGCGACCTCCTAGCGGAGTCGTACGCGGACACGAGTCCGCAGTACGTCGACGTGCGGTTCAACAAATCGAGCACAGTGAACGGGACGCGAGTGGTGCAGGAAGACGGCGGGACGTTTGTATCTGCAGATTCAGATACTGACTGGCACCCAGTAGAAGACTCTGACCCTCGAAATGTAAGCGATTTTATCATCAACGTCGATACCGGTCCAGACTACAGCAGTGCTGTCAGTTACTTCAACATCACGCTCCGAAGTGAGGGCGGTTCGGAGCAAGATATAACGCTCGAAATGTATACAACCGGGTCCAACGAACTGGTACTCAATCAGTATCAGGGGAACACGTTAGAGAAGTCATGCACGGAGAGTGATCCGTCAGGAGTGGTGTCGGTTAATGTGACGAACGGCAGCATCAACGGGGACGGCTGCACGTTCGATTCGATGGAGCAGCTTACTGCCCCATATTCGGTTTCGTACGACGATTCGGATAAGATTGAAGGAAACTACTCGTTCATCGTCAACGGAACCGACTACGACGGCCGATCAGACTACAACACCAGAAATGGAGACGATCCGTACGCTAACGTCATCCTTCTAGAGGCCGGCGTCGACCTCGACTTCGAGTCCCGGTCGGTCACCTACGAGAGCAACCAGACCGTCACGGTCAGGGAGGGACCGCAGTGA
- a CDS encoding DUF7288 family protein: MPGRNDERAQAFTLEGFIGSMLILTAVLFALQSVIITPTTSGTVDRDVRAQHQTQANDILQQAHNNGSLKYLVLNFDGEDSDYYEGSERSDIGYGADPPPTQFGTMLNQTFNQRGKVYNVVVEYRCVATNDSNCEGAGGNATVGVMRRNMVYRGVPSDNAVVATRMVTIYDNDTLPNYDGTVEDAAADPNYEFPVSDTAPNSTIYTVAEVRVVVW; this comes from the coding sequence ATGCCGGGACGAAACGACGAGCGCGCGCAGGCGTTCACGCTCGAAGGGTTCATCGGCTCGATGCTGATCCTGACGGCGGTGCTGTTCGCGCTCCAGTCGGTCATCATCACCCCGACGACCTCGGGGACGGTCGACCGCGACGTCCGCGCGCAGCACCAGACGCAGGCCAACGACATCCTGCAGCAGGCCCACAACAACGGGTCGCTGAAGTATCTCGTGTTGAACTTCGACGGCGAAGACTCGGACTACTACGAGGGGAGCGAACGGTCTGACATCGGCTACGGCGCGGACCCGCCTCCAACGCAGTTCGGGACGATGTTGAACCAGACGTTCAACCAGCGCGGGAAGGTGTACAACGTCGTCGTCGAGTACCGCTGCGTCGCGACGAACGACTCGAACTGCGAGGGCGCGGGCGGGAACGCCACCGTCGGCGTGATGCGCAGGAACATGGTGTATCGCGGCGTGCCGTCGGACAACGCCGTCGTCGCGACCAGAATGGTGACGATCTACGACAACGACACGCTGCCGAACTACGACGGCACGGTCGAGGATGCGGCCGCGGACCCGAACTACGAGTTCCCGGTGAGCGACACCGCTCCGAACAGTACCATCTACACCGTCGCGGAGGTGCGCGTCGTCGTATGGTGA
- a CDS encoding DUF7287 family protein: MDGGGMIGDERAQTNQDFAVGISIFLLTTAFVFAFIPTIFSPFDGDVQNSEIAQSDRVASAFVDNHSVEGKSGTLDNASVEEFFDAGNGGDALRKLYSLPTTSQINVTVRTQNGSTIHSIDSTKLARGDTYRDQPSASSSRVVTFDEGNVCSPDPGNNQSACRLLVRVW; encoded by the coding sequence ATGGACGGTGGTGGGATGATCGGCGACGAGCGCGCCCAGACGAACCAGGACTTCGCGGTGGGGATCAGCATCTTCCTGCTGACGACCGCGTTCGTGTTCGCGTTCATCCCCACCATCTTCTCCCCGTTCGACGGGGACGTACAGAACAGCGAGATCGCCCAGTCCGACCGCGTCGCGTCGGCGTTCGTCGACAACCACTCCGTGGAGGGCAAGTCCGGAACGCTCGACAACGCGTCGGTGGAGGAGTTCTTCGACGCCGGAAACGGCGGCGACGCCCTCCGGAAGCTCTACTCCCTGCCGACGACATCGCAAATCAACGTGACGGTCAGGACGCAGAACGGGTCGACGATCCACAGTATCGACAGTACGAAACTGGCCCGCGGCGACACGTACCGTGACCAGCCGTCCGCGAGTTCCAGTCGCGTGGTCACGTTCGACGAGGGCAACGTCTGTAGCCCTGACCCGGGCAACAACCAGTCCGCCTGCCGACTCCTCGTGAGGGTGTGGTGA
- a CDS encoding type II secretion system F family protein, translated as MSLDTKSGPGGSIGSSDDPVGDAFYPLYEMLFDENSDFIAGVETKLAQARMTDPVEMYLSRALGIGFLTGGFLWLIGTLLGYVLFATGVVEVGLILGARIPNETLLWLVQTLKIPALIVVTGLVLGSIGFGMGFGALVAVPYSRASAREREINMLLPDAVSFMYALSVGGLNQLEILEAMAQAEDTYGEVAYEFKNIVQETEYFDTDYRTALRTQSMETPSDELSQFLTDMLSIVNSGGDMQGFLDDKKEKHMRTAKQQQELTLETLELFGEMYMTLSLFPLLLIIIMVIMGMMGEAKTTMLYGTVYGLIPILGVGFLVMVSTVKQDEVGDGYLEPAGSSDRLKNASNDSLLDLGLVEMFTGEYSVFDRIKSREGTHETKKVLKRPHIFFRDNPLYTLALTVPAALVILVTAVASGSAPTSIDGMIEQPVWGTFLYVYVPTYIVVVPLTIFREWNIRTRKAVLSDISNNLRKLSSANDTGLTLLESFETVANTTSGKLAYEFEQIHAKVNYGMSLKAALVEFNNKYHIPRLARTVKLISKSQEASSQITAVLTTAAQASENQDDIERERKSRTRMQMVIIIMTYLTLLAVMAILKTQFLDVMAGLGDQAGGGGGGQQGLTSGVDTQMLSLLFFHAVTLQAILSGMISGYMREADLMGGLKFVVILQTIALAVWTVVG; from the coding sequence ATGAGCTTAGACACCAAATCGGGACCGGGCGGGTCGATCGGCTCCAGCGACGACCCCGTCGGCGACGCGTTCTACCCCCTGTACGAGATGCTGTTCGACGAGAACAGCGACTTCATCGCCGGCGTCGAGACGAAACTCGCGCAGGCGCGGATGACCGACCCCGTCGAGATGTACCTCTCGCGGGCGCTCGGTATCGGCTTCCTCACCGGCGGGTTCCTCTGGCTCATCGGGACTCTGCTCGGGTACGTGCTGTTCGCGACGGGCGTCGTGGAGGTGGGGCTCATCCTCGGGGCGCGGATCCCGAACGAGACGCTGCTGTGGCTCGTTCAGACGCTGAAGATCCCGGCGCTCATCGTGGTGACGGGGCTCGTCCTCGGCTCCATCGGCTTCGGGATGGGCTTCGGCGCGCTCGTCGCGGTACCGTACTCCCGCGCGTCGGCGCGCGAGCGGGAGATCAACATGCTCCTCCCCGACGCCGTCTCGTTCATGTACGCGCTGTCGGTGGGGGGGCTGAACCAGCTCGAGATCCTCGAGGCGATGGCGCAGGCGGAGGACACGTACGGCGAAGTGGCCTACGAGTTCAAGAACATCGTCCAGGAGACGGAGTACTTCGACACGGACTACCGGACCGCGCTGCGGACGCAGTCGATGGAGACACCGAGCGACGAACTCAGCCAGTTTCTGACGGACATGCTCTCTATCGTCAACAGCGGCGGTGACATGCAGGGCTTCCTCGACGACAAGAAGGAAAAGCACATGCGCACCGCGAAACAGCAACAGGAGCTAACGCTGGAGACCCTGGAGCTGTTCGGCGAGATGTACATGACCCTCTCGCTGTTCCCGCTGCTGCTCATCATCATCATGGTCATCATGGGGATGATGGGCGAGGCGAAGACGACGATGCTGTACGGGACCGTGTACGGCCTCATCCCCATCCTCGGGGTCGGGTTCCTGGTGATGGTGTCGACGGTCAAGCAGGACGAGGTCGGCGACGGCTACCTCGAACCCGCCGGCAGCAGCGACCGCCTGAAGAACGCGAGCAACGACAGCCTGCTCGACCTCGGCCTCGTTGAGATGTTCACCGGCGAGTACAGCGTCTTCGACCGGATCAAAAGCCGCGAGGGGACTCACGAGACGAAGAAGGTGCTGAAGCGACCGCACATCTTCTTCCGCGACAACCCGCTGTACACGCTCGCGCTGACGGTCCCGGCGGCGCTGGTCATCCTCGTCACCGCGGTCGCGTCGGGGTCGGCCCCGACCTCCATCGACGGGATGATCGAGCAGCCGGTCTGGGGGACGTTCCTCTACGTGTACGTGCCGACGTACATCGTCGTCGTCCCGCTGACCATCTTCCGGGAGTGGAACATCCGGACGCGGAAGGCCGTGCTGTCGGACATCTCGAACAACCTCCGAAAGCTGTCGTCCGCGAACGACACCGGGCTGACGCTGCTGGAGTCGTTCGAGACGGTCGCGAACACGACCTCCGGCAAACTGGCCTACGAGTTCGAGCAGATCCACGCCAAGGTCAACTACGGGATGAGCCTGAAGGCGGCGCTGGTGGAGTTCAACAACAAGTACCACATCCCCCGCCTCGCCCGCACGGTGAAGCTCATCAGCAAGTCCCAGGAGGCGTCCAGCCAGATCACGGCCGTGCTGACGACCGCCGCGCAGGCGAGCGAGAACCAGGACGACATCGAGCGCGAGCGGAAGTCCCGGACGCGGATGCAGATGGTCATCATCATCATGACCTACCTGACGCTGCTCGCGGTCATGGCCATCCTGAAGACCCAGTTCCTCGACGTGATGGCCGGGCTCGGCGACCAGGCCGGCGGCGGTGGCGGCGGGCAACAGGGCCTCACCAGCGGCGTGGACACGCAGATGCTGTCGCTGCTGTTCTTCCACGCGGTGACCCTGCAGGCGATCCTCTCCGGGATGATCAGCGGCTACATGCGGGAGGCGGACCTGATGGGCGGCCTGAAGTTCGTCGTCATCCTCCAGACGATCGCGCTCGCGGTATGGACGGTGGTGGGATGA
- a CDS encoding type II/IV secretion system ATPase subunit, producing MAIDDADKSDTKQLEGEVDESAPESAGDPDSSAEPETDDAEPDAADQGGGAVVGEYTWADFMEEHGYADEVDRVYPANSTNDSGGSLGLGSSEDEAVGPPSGDDWNGVEFDPEEYLGFHPDDLGEIITEDAAPPAKRLWADFKEDIESTPVVKDEYTWEHYKWDFYYEEDGDLPTDAEGETEPFDKEDAAGFDPEEIEGILSQGQDFADELHDVVEERTVNIRHEDEDEFFSTQDGHTTVVNRYDMEKAVPLEKKTHFREEDRYWVNKPYSFIILFHSEKENEKKYYAIEPYLTEIEEDLQDFLSGKLRTAIKYADDDVAAVDGGDEDRKAVIERETKRLLKRYDLFENPGGGTVGGIDAESVVGRIKELFGDEEATAGTEPDDDDDGGLDGLSARPEPAILEDDPDQLSEYQVEKLLYLLKRNFIGYERIDPIKHDINVEDISCNGYHSPVFVYHSDHEQIISNIYHGEEELDDFVVKLAQRSGKGISKRRPQVDATLPDGSRSQLTLGREVSDHGTNYTIRQFKDVPFTPIDLINWNTFSLDEMAFLWLCIENHKSLIFAGGTASGKTTSLNAISLFIPSSSKIVSIEDTREVELPQRNWIASVTRPSFSDDSEGDVDEFDLLEAALRQRPDYIVMGEIRGEEGRTLFQVMSTGHTTYTTFHADSVGEVLKRFTTDPINVSKTMFTALDLVSIQTQTRVKGNKVRRNKSLTEINHYDAENDEINVQDVYQWQAETDEFLMMGDSNTLDEIQFDRGWSRDRLEDELFERRVILAYLIKNGLNEYTKVAATVQAYINDPETILTLIANEQLEESLEDLREMESVLIDVDPEKEALVPRPDAGEEIYNEATDILERAEERIFEEYRGQVPDGLGSALGGISGEEEPTITPDAADADDFDFGGGLTDEGVDDGDFDLGDDAEDFTFGSTAEGDEEVSDAGPGWLSDDGFGDGEDDAADEPPAADADATPELEDGEDASEADDDEDETPALAAAGEDATEAGAEAVDAAGTESPADASPAQDADADAPEDDAADGEPDDPVFSDPTDGDETGEAGASSAEPAGPAEQPDDVEDPGDDPVFSSSPDRDAGDEAATDASATDDDPVSGDASASGGDGDVSADESPPDASATPEEPSADTAETSDAAEAATTPAEADPVQQGGTSSEADSADRDEADDSPFGDSDGTTDRPDETPSDSSVDEDRSSGDVFGGDGADIDDSPFGDDGGDGGDGLFGDDESFFDDDDDGGDGGSIFGDDGGSEDGGDSVFGDDDDDESIFGDDDESIFGETEGESIFSTDDEDDGDGGSVFGDGEDDEGSIFGDDEDDGDDGGSVFGDAGDEDEDER from the coding sequence ATGGCTATCGACGACGCCGACAAGTCGGATACTAAACAACTCGAAGGGGAGGTGGATGAGTCGGCACCTGAGTCCGCGGGCGACCCGGATTCTTCTGCGGAGCCCGAGACGGACGACGCGGAACCGGACGCCGCCGACCAGGGGGGCGGCGCCGTAGTGGGGGAGTACACGTGGGCGGACTTCATGGAGGAACACGGGTACGCCGACGAGGTCGACAGGGTGTACCCGGCGAACTCGACGAACGATTCGGGAGGGTCGCTCGGTCTCGGCAGTTCCGAGGACGAGGCTGTCGGTCCCCCCAGCGGCGACGACTGGAACGGCGTCGAGTTCGACCCCGAGGAGTACCTCGGGTTTCACCCCGACGACCTCGGCGAGATCATCACCGAGGACGCCGCGCCGCCGGCGAAACGGCTCTGGGCCGACTTCAAGGAGGACATCGAGTCGACGCCGGTCGTCAAGGACGAGTACACGTGGGAACACTACAAGTGGGACTTCTACTACGAGGAGGACGGCGACCTGCCGACCGACGCCGAGGGCGAGACCGAGCCGTTCGATAAGGAGGACGCCGCCGGCTTCGACCCCGAGGAGATAGAGGGCATCCTGAGCCAGGGACAGGACTTCGCCGACGAACTTCACGACGTCGTCGAGGAGCGGACCGTCAACATCCGTCACGAGGACGAGGACGAGTTCTTCAGCACCCAGGACGGCCACACGACGGTCGTCAACCGCTACGACATGGAGAAGGCGGTTCCGCTGGAGAAGAAGACCCACTTCCGCGAGGAGGACCGATACTGGGTCAACAAGCCCTACTCCTTCATCATCCTGTTTCACTCCGAGAAGGAAAACGAGAAGAAGTACTACGCGATCGAACCCTACCTCACCGAGATCGAGGAGGACCTGCAGGACTTCCTCTCCGGGAAGCTCAGGACGGCGATCAAGTACGCCGACGACGACGTCGCCGCGGTCGACGGCGGCGACGAGGACCGCAAGGCCGTCATCGAACGCGAGACGAAGCGACTGCTGAAACGCTACGACCTTTTCGAGAACCCGGGCGGCGGTACCGTCGGCGGCATCGACGCCGAGTCGGTCGTCGGCCGCATCAAGGAACTGTTCGGCGATGAGGAGGCGACCGCGGGGACCGAGCCTGACGACGACGATGACGGCGGTCTCGACGGACTGTCCGCCCGGCCGGAACCGGCTATCCTCGAAGACGATCCGGACCAGCTCTCGGAGTATCAGGTCGAGAAACTGCTCTACCTCCTCAAGCGGAACTTCATCGGCTACGAGCGGATCGACCCGATCAAACACGACATCAACGTGGAGGACATCTCCTGTAACGGCTACCACTCCCCGGTCTTCGTCTACCACTCCGACCACGAGCAGATCATCTCGAACATCTATCACGGCGAGGAGGAACTCGACGACTTCGTCGTCAAGCTCGCCCAGCGTTCGGGGAAAGGCATCAGCAAGCGCCGGCCGCAGGTCGACGCGACGCTGCCGGACGGGTCGCGCTCGCAGCTGACGCTCGGGCGCGAGGTGTCCGACCACGGGACGAACTACACCATCCGACAGTTCAAGGACGTCCCGTTCACGCCGATCGACCTCATCAACTGGAACACGTTCTCGCTGGACGAGATGGCGTTCCTGTGGCTCTGCATCGAGAACCACAAGTCGCTCATCTTCGCCGGCGGTACGGCGTCCGGGAAGACCACGAGCCTGAACGCGATCTCGCTTTTCATCCCGTCGAGCTCGAAGATCGTCTCCATCGAGGACACCCGCGAGGTCGAGCTGCCCCAGCGGAACTGGATCGCGAGCGTCACTCGGCCGTCGTTCTCCGACGACAGCGAGGGCGACGTCGACGAGTTCGACCTGCTGGAGGCCGCGCTGCGTCAGCGACCCGACTACATCGTCATGGGCGAGATCCGCGGTGAAGAGGGCCGGACGCTGTTCCAGGTCATGTCGACCGGGCACACCACCTACACCACGTTCCACGCCGACTCCGTCGGCGAGGTGCTGAAGCGGTTCACCACCGACCCGATCAACGTCTCGAAGACGATGTTCACGGCGCTCGACCTCGTCTCCATCCAGACCCAGACGCGGGTCAAGGGGAACAAGGTCCGCCGAAACAAGTCGCTGACCGAGATCAACCACTACGACGCCGAGAACGACGAGATCAACGTTCAGGACGTCTATCAGTGGCAGGCCGAGACCGACGAGTTCCTCATGATGGGGGACTCGAACACCCTCGACGAGATCCAGTTCGACCGCGGGTGGAGCCGCGACCGGCTGGAGGACGAGCTGTTCGAGCGACGCGTCATCCTCGCGTACCTCATCAAGAACGGGCTGAACGAGTACACGAAGGTCGCCGCGACGGTGCAGGCGTACATCAACGACCCCGAGACGATCCTCACGCTCATTGCGAACGAGCAACTGGAGGAGAGCCTCGAGGACCTCCGCGAGATGGAGTCCGTCCTCATCGACGTCGACCCCGAGAAGGAGGCGCTGGTCCCGCGCCCGGACGCCGGCGAGGAGATCTACAACGAGGCGACGGACATCCTCGAACGCGCGGAGGAGCGCATCTTCGAGGAGTACCGCGGGCAGGTCCCCGACGGACTCGGGAGCGCCCTCGGCGGCATCTCCGGCGAGGAGGAGCCGACGATCACGCCCGACGCCGCGGACGCCGACGACTTCGACTTCGGCGGCGGCCTGACCGACGAGGGCGTCGACGACGGGGACTTCGACCTCGGCGACGACGCCGAGGACTTCACCTTCGGCAGCACCGCCGAGGGCGACGAGGAAGTGTCCGACGCGGGGCCCGGCTGGCTCAGTGACGACGGGTTCGGCGACGGCGAGGACGACGCGGCAGACGAACCGCCGGCGGCCGACGCCGACGCGACACCGGAACTCGAAGACGGGGAAGACGCGTCGGAGGCGGACGACGACGAGGACGAGACGCCGGCCCTCGCGGCGGCCGGCGAGGACGCCACCGAGGCGGGTGCGGAGGCCGTGGACGCCGCGGGAACCGAGTCTCCCGCGGACGCAAGCCCCGCACAGGACGCCGATGCGGACGCGCCGGAGGACGACGCGGCCGACGGCGAGCCGGACGACCCCGTCTTCAGCGACCCGACGGACGGCGACGAAACCGGGGAGGCTGGCGCGTCGTCCGCCGAACCGGCCGGTCCTGCCGAGCAACCGGACGACGTCGAGGACCCCGGCGACGACCCGGTGTTCAGTTCCAGCCCGGACCGGGACGCCGGCGACGAGGCGGCGACCGACGCCTCGGCGACCGACGACGACCCGGTTAGCGGCGACGCCTCCGCCTCCGGCGGCGACGGCGACGTCAGCGCCGATGAGTCGCCGCCGGACGCGAGCGCGACGCCCGAGGAGCCGTCCGCCGATACCGCCGAGACCTCCGACGCGGCTGAGGCGGCGACGACGCCGGCGGAAGCTGATCCCGTCCAGCAAGGTGGAACGTCCTCGGAGGCCGACTCCGCGGACCGAGACGAAGCCGACGATAGTCCGTTCGGGGACTCCGACGGAACGACCGACCGCCCCGACGAGACCCCGTCCGACAGTTCGGTAGACGAGGACCGCTCGTCCGGTGACGTGTTCGGCGGCGACGGAGCCGACATCGACGATTCCCCGTTCGGAGACGACGGCGGCGACGGCGGCGACGGCCTCTTCGGCGACGACGAGTCGTTCTTCGACGACGATGACGACGGCGGCGACGGCGGATCGATCTTCGGCGACGACGGCGGCAGCGAGGACGGCGGCGATTCGGTCTTCGGCGACGACGACGATGACGAGTCGATATTCGGTGACGACGACGAATCGATCTTCGGGGAAACCGAAGGCGAGTCGATATTCAGTACCGACGACGAGGACGACGGCGACGGCGGGTCGGTCTTCGGCGACGGCGAGGACGACGAGGGGTCGATATTCGGTGACGACGAGGACGACGGCGACGACGGCGGATCGGTCTTCGGTGACGCCGGCGACGAGGACGAGGACGAACGATGA
- a CDS encoding twin-arginine translocase TatA/TatE family subunit, producing MVLETAPAFVGGLPGGTELVVILLIAVLLFGANKIPKLARSTGEAMGEFQKGREEVEQELEEMRQGGTDSSTDTTADDDFVDTDPVTSEETDTERDTEQ from the coding sequence ATGGTACTTGAAACTGCACCGGCTTTCGTTGGGGGCCTCCCCGGCGGAACCGAACTCGTCGTCATCCTCCTGATCGCCGTGCTCCTGTTCGGGGCGAACAAGATCCCGAAACTGGCGCGGTCGACGGGCGAGGCGATGGGCGAGTTCCAGAAGGGTCGCGAGGAAGTCGAACAAGAACTCGAAGAGATGCGTCAGGGCGGTACCGACTCCAGCACGGACACTACCGCGGACGACGACTTCGTCGACACCGACCCCGTCACCAGCGAGGAGACGGACACCGAGCGCGATACCGAGCAGTAA